In Gossypium arboreum isolate Shixiya-1 chromosome 3, ASM2569848v2, whole genome shotgun sequence, the sequence GCTTAGCTTTTCTAATCGCCAACGCTTTCATTCTCCTGGCAGCAGTTCACTAGATTCTTTATTTTTTCGACTCAACCCTTACGATCATCGCTTCATACAGAGCTTCCCATAACTATCTATTCTTTGGAGACACCCAAGGAAGAATatgaagaagagaaaaaaatgaaaCAGATTCGAGAAAATTTTCTCCCTAGGAAGTTATTTCCCCCAGCTATTTATAACCATTCCTATACGGTTTTCAACCATTTAGAAACCCTCAATTGACAATCATTTTTCCCCTACCAAGAGATCAGCTAGTTCTAATCCCTCCGAACCTAAATTGGTTCTCAACCTTGTTTGATTCAATTACTAAGTTCTaatttttcaatatatatatgctgCCCACTTATGGCTTCCTTCAATTTAACCCCCAAATGTTCCTAATTTTTGGATTTAAAGGAAATCGGATGTGACATGCAtgattcaaattaatctcattttgattatacatataaatttcattttattcaatttagttcataaACTCGGGATAAGCATATTTTTCGATTCCTAGCTTTGGATCAAAATCTAATTTCACATTATATCATTAGGACCCTATACTTTCTATTCCTAATATAATTTCATGACAATTTTTAcatttagtcaatttagtccctaatgttaCAAAGCTAACAAACAAGCTTAACTaactttgcaatttagccctCGATGTGATCTAAGCTTAATATTTATCAATTCTAAGCATAATTCAACAATTTATCAAATAATGGCAACCTGATAAATTGATCAAATTGATACATGGGATAaataaatcaagctcccatgatcataaatatatataaaaaaaattacatgaaaAAAGAGCTTGGTTAGTATACCTAATTAGTGGTGAACATAAAGGAAAGTTTAAAGCTTTCTCTCTTTTCTACAATAGAGGATGGTGAGAATAAGAAAAGATAATGGTGGTTCATCCACTTAAATAACTTTATACTTAGATTATAAgataagttaattaaattaattaagctttattattatttaattaataattaatctcACTTGGTGATTTCCACCATCATCATCTACTATTTAATACTTATTATTGGTTAATTTACCATTTTGGTTTATTGGATAATTTATGTTTAGGTCCTCAAGCATTTTCTTAATGAAAACTCAATAGCGattagacttttacaatttagtccctaagttttaattaaatattttatcaacTAAATTTCTTGACCAttcttcaatatatatattttaacttttaaataattctattttatatttatgGACTCGATTCTTGAAATAGgatttaaaaatcacattttttatACCACTAAAAATCGATTATTACAAAAGTGGAAAAAGATAATGACTAAAGtgaaaatttcccattttatGGAGGAGGGACCTAAatgaaatttttcatttttaattgatATTTGGATACTTAATCATGAAATTAGAATATCTAAGTGTTGAGGTGTAAATGAGAGAATTTATGGAAATTAAGGTTGAAATGTGGTGAAATTTGATTGGTTggtgaaatatggactaaattgaaataaaaagaaaagtgtAGAATTTTTTACACATGTGGGAGGTTGAATCGCAGCAACTTGGGACcgcaaaaataaaaaggaaagaaagaaaagaggcagaaagaaataaagaaataaaagaaaggaaaattttttatgcatttttttttagttttcccTTAAAATCATAGCTAAATTTCATATCCTAGAGTTCTATTGAAATATTTTCTACCATGAAAACTACTTAGTTAAAGAAGGAAGTGAAGGAAAAGCCTGTGAAAGTGAAGAGAAAGTAAAGCATAAAAGTAAGATTTGATGGtttttcttaaggttttcatgtaATTTTGATATGAAATCCCGAAAATATTATGTTGGTTACAAGATAATGCTTATGTATTGTATATGTATGCATGGAGAGAAAGAGGAAAATATGGAGGAAAGAATATCAAAGGAAAGGAAAactttgaattgaaaaaaaagaagaagaagttaaGTTCAAGTGAAGAGaataagtacttaattgaattcaagttagtttattttaatttgaatatatgagtatttaaattttaatatgaaataattaaataagatATGGTTAAGATTATTGAATTTAGTAGTGAATATGTAATTAAATGTATGTTAGTAATGTAAGAAACGATAAACTGATGATTTAGTGATTAGTGAATTTTATGAAactaaggattaaattataaggaGAGAAAAGTTATGTATTTTCATTGATTGATAAGTGAATAGATGTAGAATAGTGAAATTACTATAgaaaggactaaactgtaaatACTTTAAAACTTGATATGTGAAATAAATATTGTGATTAAAGGTTTAAATGAAGTGAATAGTGATATTAAAGTGTTATAAAAGTAAATATTGAATTTTCAtgaatttagggattaaattgtaaaatgttcaAAAATTACTAAGTTTGCTAAAatagtgaaataaaatatttaagtgAAGTGTTATAAGAAAGTAAACTTATTTATAGTGAATTGAAATCCATAGTGCTAAGTGTGGTGAATATATGTTATGTTTGTATTGTGAATAAAGTGAATATGTGAAATAAAAATGTAGTGAATGTGTTTATGTGATTCAAAGTGAATAAGTAATATGATACAAAGTGATATATGTGTGATATATCAAGTATGTTATATGAAAGTGATATGTGAATAAATGCCTTAGTAAACTCAAAGGAAATATAATATACGATCATGAAATGAATTTGGAGTTGAGAGGGGTTGGGGGTTCGGATGGGAACCGGGTTGGTGATATGGGGGTTCGGAGGGGATTAGGAGAGGAGTATTGAGTTATATGATGTGTTTACTGGAGTTCTCGTATAAATTTTGAACTCCTCTAAGACTCACTAAGGACTGTAAAAGTGTATATGTATGTGTAATAATATGTAAAAGTGAACATGTGAATTAAGTGTTTATGTTATGTTTGTGAAATGAGAAAAAGATTTTGATATAAATGTAAAAGTTAATTCGTGATAATATATGTTAAAGTTAAAACTGTAAGattttgatatgtgtttacgaggaTTGATACTTCAACTTGGATTGCATCACTAATGTACCATGATTGTGCTCTCCCTATTATACATCATTACAAAAGCTAGTTATCAAGTGCTCATCTAATGATCTTATTATATATGTGTTATTCTCGTATGATATTCTTAATTTGTTTAGGATAAAATTTGTCTCCAATTGTTATGATTAGAACTCAACTTCGTATTTCAATGGTTGAATGGTGTCTGGTGAGAGGATCCATCTTGTTTGCTTTCTGGATATGATAACCAAGCAACCCCATTTTGCTACTCTCTACGCGAGGTGGTTCATAGGCTTTCCTAGCATGAatcctaaaaattttaaaaagcatAGGTTGTAACCTCAAATCTATAATTATCGACACATACGGATACATGATTAATTATCTCATTCTTATTCATTAAAATAATGACTACTAAATGTAAATGTTGCACGTACGATGCATTCGGATTGTATATTCTGTCTCTTCGATTAAAGACTACAGTTGCTTTCATTGAGTGCGTGATAGAATCCATATGCAGCATGCAACCGGAATAAAGCTTATTTTGAAACATTTTAATTGATGTATATTCaagtattatatttatatatttcgatatgatcatttatagtatataaattaatttttaacaaCTTCATATGTATTCATTGATTTCTTAATTTACCACATGTTTTGATTATTATATTACATTTGAACCGTGTAATCATAAAAAAGTATGGAAAACATGAGAACATGCAAGCTGGTTCCCGGTTGGTTTgacatacatttatatataattgATATAGGCAGAATAATCAGCTTTCAGTATAGGCTGTTTGTGGATGAATCATGCCTTGATATGGTCCCATTGTCTTTGGCAGGGGCAGGCTCAGCCAATCGTGTgatcccccccccccccaaccCTCGACCCCATCTTCATCAACCAAACCACTTCGTAAATTGCTGCATAATGTGTACCCTTTATACGTGCAAAAATTGACCACCAAAAGCtcctttttattttcactttatacATATACATCCAATCTATTTATTAATATCTATGTTTCATCATATGCACCTATATTTgtcaaatatataattttaattttttttattgacaaTAGATTTTACAGATAAAGTGGACTTTCTTAACAACCTGGCTAATAAGTGTGGGACGAAAGCACAGTGTTTACATAAGATCATGGCTATATATCATGGAGAGTttaccccctttatttttactttccCAAAGTGCACTTCATGAATCATTATTGCAGCTTTTATTTGGGAAAAATAGTCAACAGTAGACTGAAACGGCACCGTATGGTAATGATAGCACCCGAGTTTTGTTGAAAACCAAATTATTAGattattttgcttttatttttatcATCGATTTATGTTTattacaaattttggttgaatttgtaaaattaaatgtttaaaatttattatatttaaagtttaaattttattaagattaaactttcattaattttatataaaaatatttttataataatataatttattttgtattaaATTAATACTTGATTAATTAATGATATCGACTTAATCAAAATACAAATGCTAATGAAAAGGTCACGGGCTGAAAGCATAGTTATGTCTCATTATTTGATTTAGAGCTAGagaatttattattaaagtgaaaataaaataatttaattttcaaagtaaaatatttaatttgggCTTGAATCAACAGTATATATGGCATAATAGGAAATCAAAATCGCGTCAAATAGGAACtcataataacatcaaacatgGTGTACAGTATATTAAGAGAATCTATATTACAAAATTTAGGTTATCATATGATTTAATATCATATTTGATAGATTATGTATtgctttattaaaattttaaaaccttttagaattaaatatctcatataactttatttattaatattaaatgtCAATAATtcattcataatatatataaacgtcaaattaaaaaaatatcattATTAAACCCATGCAcgaaaatttatattataaagtTAATCATTAGATTTGGAACCGTAATTCCCGCTGCTTACAGTACCTTAGAAAGTAAATTACCAACTTTTCAAGGGCCAAATTTGTCCATAAATCCTCTATATAAACTCTTCCATTTtctctttaaaaaattaaattaaaaaaaaaaggaaaaaaaaaaaaaaaaagaagaagcacaGAAGAAGAGTGAAGATGATAACAGGGGGTGATTTTTACAAGGTGATGTGTGCGATGGTTCCACTGTATTTCGCAATGATAGTAGCGTACGGATCGGTGAAATGGTGGCGAATATTCAGCCCGGAGCAGTGTTCGGGGATCAACCGGTTCGTGGCGGTTTTCGCGGTGCCGGTGTTGTCATTCCATTTCATAGCTCAAAACAACCCGTACCAGATGGACACCAAGTTCATCATAGCGGACACGGTGTCCAAGGTGTTGGTCCTTGCTTTGCTGTCGGTTTGGGCTATCTTCTTCCCTGGTGGCTCACTCGATTGGCTCATCACCCTTTTCTCCCTCGCCACTTTGCCCAACACTCTCGTCATGGGCATCCCTTTGCTTAATGCTATGTATGGAGATTTCACTCAAAGTCTCATGGTTCAACTCGTTGTTCTTCAATGCATCATCTGGTATACATCAACTCCAATCTTATATATCTTTTTGGATTAAAATGGTATAATTGCTAGGGATTTGTATTGAAAAAAATTCGGATTGATATCAAATAATTACCCCATCTTTATATTATGAAAAAATAATTACCCCATCTTTATTACAAAAAACAAAATACATTTGTCTATACAAAAACAGCGATGATGTATCCAAAAACAAATATCATGATTGAAGTGCCTAAAATATATAGTGATTAGACATTCAAATAGTCTCTGCATTTAATTGATTGTGGCatgattttatataataaaatacaaactattattttgactttattttttttaagaaaatttgaccattttcttttattttcaactaaaaatattttatatggtTTTTTTTGGGATTAAATCAAAGTTGACCGTGTAAAACTAGGGAGTGATTTTCTAAGCAAAAGTCAGCTCAATATTGCttgaaaaaacataaaaatgaaatattaaaACCTTATATAAGATAAAAATCATTCGACGTCATTTTGCGTGCAGGTACACACTATTGCTGTTCCTTTTCGAATACAGGGCGGCAACGCTCTTAATCAAAACCCAGTTCCCGGGCCCCACAGCTGCCACCATTTCCAAATTTGAGCTCGACAACGACGTTATTTCATTGGACGGTCGTGATCCTCTCCGTACAGAATCCGAAACCGACATCAACGGCCGTATTCGAGTCCGAATCAGGCGGTCCACGTCATCGGCTCCGGAATCGGCTCTATCATCCTCCATTTGCCTCACCCCCAGAGCATCCAACCTCTCTAACGCCGAAATATTTTCCGTTAACACCCCCGGCGGACCCAACAATAACGAGATTGTATTCTGTAACGGCGACTTGGGGTTCGGTTACCGTGCCGTTAGCCCCCGTTTGTCCGGGTATGCTTCGTCGGATGCTTACTCTTTGCAGCCGACCCCAAGGGCTTCTAATTTTAATGAAATGGATGTGATTACTACGGCAGCCGGGAATACACCAATCTGGATGAGGTCTCCCGTGGCTGGTGGGAAAGTTTTCCGGCAGCCGTCTCCGGTGGTTCCTCCTACAAAAATGGTTTGGGACTGTCAAGATGGTGGTGGGGATGATAATAGGCAGGGCTTCAAAGACCTTGGTGGTAAGTGCATGCAAAAACttctaatattatttaaaaataatatctattTTAGAAAGTAAATTTCACATCACTATATTGTTTGAAGAATTAAGATTACAAAAATATATCTAATATTTTGATAATGGacttaagaaattttttttcctttactatctaatttcaataataatttgtatattttattttatttgaaattattgCATTTACTACCAAATtcagtataatgattaaatatgaTTCTTGTCACGATATCAAATatttaataacaacaaaataaatttGTTTCCAAAAGTTGTCCTACTATTTTTGTTGCACAAATATTGCACTATTGAAAATAATTGCCTTAGATCTGAGAAACAATTCAAAGAGACATGCAGATTGTGCAGGAGTGTACATGTATGTTTTGTCTTACAAAACTACAAACACAAATGTCGAGACACGTGCCTGTCTGAATTTTTTTatattcacttttttttttagatATTCATAAATTTGGTTTtccgattttttattttatgaatcttttaaatacaaaatttaaaCTCCAACTATTATGATGTTCACTAGTGTATCACATTTTATTAAACATTATTAGACAATTTGTACCCCACCAAGCACTATTacaaaagtaataaaaaatttattttaaatttcttatatTGAAAAGTCAGATCTTTACTTGATAGATAACATCATTAGCTTAGAGCACGTGTGTAATGATAAGGGGGATGACAATATGATTTTCACGTTGATATTATTACTAATTCATCAATAGAAATTTTCCATAGTCATCAACACACCCATTCCCCATGGCTTAATTTTTGGTTAATAAGTAATTTAGACcctaaattatataatttttacaatttaatttttattaaaaaaatcaagacttgacattttaatttttttttttatttagagaAGGAAATTAGCTTTAGAGACAACACGAAAATAACAGTGGCGGAGATGAATGGAGATGGGAAAGAAGGTGAAGTGGGGAGCAAACAAGAAATGCCAAAGGCCATAGTGATGGTGAGACTCATTTTAATTGTTGTTGGAAGGAAGCTTTCTCGAAACCCTAATACTTACTCAAGCATCTTAGGGCTTCTTTGGTCTCTCATCTCTTTCAAGTGAGTTTCAAAACATCATAATTAAAAGCCCTAGCTAAATTAATGTTTTGATTAATGACTTGCTAATCATAAACTTTGATTTAATCTCATGGGTTGTGTAGGTGGAATGTAGGGATGCCGAGTTTGGTCAAGTATTCAATAAAAATAATCTCCGATGCTGGCCTTGGGATGGCAATGTTCAGTTTAGGTATATACTATGTtattcatatttttcattttcttaaagACTCATGACTTATACCTGCACATGGTACTATAATATAGATTAAAACCTCAATTTTGTTACTCCCTACTTAATTCTATTAGTTTCTTTACTATTAAACAGATGAATCACCTTTTAAGGTTTTAGGGTTATGCAAATAAAATAAGACTAATTTGGATCAATCCCTATAATAGAGGGTCTTAGCagttaatttcataaaaaaaattgagtATACTCTATGATCCGACCCTTGAACTTAAAGTCCGGGTAATATGTATAATGCAGGGTTATTTATGGCACTTCAGCCAAGGATTATTGCATGTGGAACAAAAAGAGCAACAATGGGGATGGTGATTCGTTTCCTGTGTGGCCCTGTAATAATGTCCACTGCATCGATAGCTCTGGGATTAAGAGGGGCAAAACTACATGCAGCCATCGTACAGGTAAAACCATCATTTATTGTGTTTTTACTACAAGGTAGATAATGAAACATTGGTTTAGACTGTCACTGAAACATGGTCTGGAAAATCGTTTAATAATCTCAGGCAGCCCTTCCCCAAGGTATCGTACCATTCGTCTTTGCAAGAGAATACGGTTTACATCCCGACATATTAAGTACTGGGTAAGTTACTCAATATCTGTCTTTGATGTTTCATTTTCATAGAGACCTTCAATCAAATCTGctgtattttagtttttttttttttttttaaaattgtcgGATGTTGACGTTACATAAGTACTCCAGTACTAACGCATCGATGTACAACAATATTCTTGCAGGGTTATTTTTGGCATGTTGGTGTCATTGCCTGTGACACTTCTGTATTACATACTTTTAGGCATATGAAGTATGAAGATAAAAAACAGTACAACCTCAATAAAAGAAGATAGAGAATATGTTCCAATTAGCTTGTGAAGTTCATCAAGAGTATAATGTACCCATAATTTCCCCCTAACGGTACCTTTATATGTTATATTTCTATATTGTTAGGGGACAAAAGAATAGGGTAATCTTAGAATGTTTCAAGAACTTGAtatattaggtttttttttttgcatttcatAGTACATAGATTAGTGGTAGCcgaaagagagagagaaaaaaaaagggtatTATGATGACATATGATTAAGTTAGAAGACTTATATTTCATGGTGTGGGTGGGTAAAAAGATGGTGCAAGTGCAACCAAGCATGTTTGACTCAAGAAAAAAGAAGGCAAAATCATCCTATTGTCATTTCAATGTTTTGGAAGCCTATAATTCATTCCATTATAAACAGTTTGTTTGTATttgtttatttttgggttttgaaAGTAGattttcatgtatgaaaccaaagACCAAGAGTGGCTTCCAAGAAAGGAATAAGCATATTGTTGTTTTGCCAATAATCCCAAAAAGTAAGGAGGCAATCCATCATCAAAGCATTTTTGAAAGTTAATAAAACATGGGATTCTTATGGACAAAGGCTTAAACCCATAATAATTCTGTCTACAATTTTGGTGAAAGCTTCACTTTCTTTCCTTACAAAGTTCAAAAGTCACCGCAACTAAATCTTTGATGATATGTGCTCAGACTTCAGACTTATATTTACATCACAAGTAATCATATCCACCATCAAATCTCTACATGCTTCCTCCAAGAAATTAGCCTCACCTTTGTCCAAAATATTACATAAAATATATTACAACAAAGACAGATGTTAAGTTTTAAATTTCAGTACCATCCTTTGAAAATTACTGAATTGAATGGTGCTTTTTGAGTTCATAGATAGAGTATTGTATTAAATTAAACTtttctttattaaaaaaaattgaacttttttttttcttttacaccTTAACAAAAATTATAAGCGAAGAAAAATGACATCCCAATACTTCTATTATTGGGCCTCTTAGCACTCTAAATTCCTACCCATCGTAGCCACAAGAAAAGCCCGTTATGGGTATTTGATCAGTGAATTGAATTAGAGCCCATTCTCCTCCTATAAAGAAAAAACTAGAGCCCATTATACCCACCTTTTAAAGAATGATGAAATTTAATAATGTAAGGTTTAAATGGTTTTACATTTTTCCGTAATTTTATAtactattaatattttaacaatttaaccactgaatttattgatatatttttatttgtaatgCATGGAAAGTTTTAATCGATTTGATATCTCTATCATATCGAATTAAAATATTGTGTATGTAACAattgaatgttttttttttatttttacataaaatgaatagttacttttttaaaatttatgtcaaGCTTGACATGCATGATATACTTGAGTCAAGCATGAAATCTAGCGGTTGAATTGTTAAAACATTAAGGATTATTATCTTATACAGTGCCAGTTGAGTTAAAAAAACTCCACAAGCGAGTTTGGGTTGATGTCATTTATTTTTAaggtataataaaataattaaaaaacacACTTCGACAGAAATTCTAGACCTATTTGTGGAGTTTTTTTCTCCACTAGCAGTGGATAAAATAATTACCCAAATATTAATCGTATAAAATGTTATGGAATAGCGTAAAACCTCTTATGTTTTTACACCAGTGTAAGTGGATCCCTCTTCAAATTCGATATagtttatgtatttgtttaagTTTCAAttctattttagattatt encodes:
- the LOC108474690 gene encoding auxin efflux carrier component 6; protein product: MITGGDFYKVMCAMVPLYFAMIVAYGSVKWWRIFSPEQCSGINRFVAVFAVPVLSFHFIAQNNPYQMDTKFIIADTVSKVLVLALLSVWAIFFPGGSLDWLITLFSLATLPNTLVMGIPLLNAMYGDFTQSLMVQLVVLQCIIWYTLLLFLFEYRAATLLIKTQFPGPTAATISKFELDNDVISLDGRDPLRTESETDINGRIRVRIRRSTSSAPESALSSSICLTPRASNLSNAEIFSVNTPGGPNNNEIVFCNGDLGFGYRAVSPRLSGYASSDAYSLQPTPRASNFNEMDVITTAAGNTPIWMRSPVAGGKVFRQPSPVVPPTKMVWDCQDGGGDDNRQGFKDLGEKEISFRDNTKITVAEMNGDGKEGEVGSKQEMPKAIVMVRLILIVVGRKLSRNPNTYSSILGLLWSLISFKWNVGMPSLVKYSIKIISDAGLGMAMFSLGLFMALQPRIIACGTKRATMGMVIRFLCGPVIMSTASIALGLRGAKLHAAIVQAALPQGIVPFVFAREYGLHPDILSTGVIFGMLVSLPVTLLYYILLGI